The region GATAACACCACATCATACTTCGTATCATTCTTCCCAATTACCTCTAATCTCACATCATCTGATGTAGCGGCTACATTTTTTCTACCAATATAAATATTACGTCCATAAACATTTCCATTTAATAAAACAATTGCTTTATCATATATCGCTAATGTTTCATCCGTTGCCAATACACCATTCAACGTAAAATCTGCTTTATCAATCAAAATACCATTACTATATTTTTCATACGTCACATCATTGACAATAGTTGAACAATTCTCTAATTGATTAACACAACGATTTCCACCAACCCAAACATCCCCAGTCACATCAAGTTTTACTTTACTCGTATCATTTCCTGCTATGGTTAGATTTCCATCAACAGTCAAAGCTTTTCCATTAAAAACAGGATATATATCAACTAAATATTGAGTATAATTCGGAATATGGAATTCAAATATTCTTGAGACTTTCCTCTCATTAACACTCATTTGAGTGTTATCTTCATCAGATTTAAATATTGACGTTACTTTTACTTTGAATTTTGTTTGATTTGTGACTAAATCGGTCATTATCTGACCTGATTCATCTAAAAGTTCCACTTCAATCTTTATTTCTTTATCCTTGGGATTAAAATCTGAACTTTTAAATGTTAGCTGTGAAACATCATTTACAATCGGATAAACTAAATTTGTTAATAAATAGGATACTAAACCATCTTCAACATATTGATTAGGTTCATGTTTATAACCCCTATCAAACAAAGCCTTGAAATACGTACTCTTAAATAGCACATTTAAATCAACGGGATCAGTTGAACGATTATTGGATTCAGTTGCTAATCTAGCGTTCGTTACTTCTATCGCCTCATTAATTGCATAATCTGATGCTTTTAATAAAATATCATATGCAATTTCAAGTCCCGACTCAGCTCCATAAAGATTCTCAACACGATAACTCTCATTTACTCGAGACTTATAATCCATCATCGTTGTCGTAACTGCCGTTCCACCAACAATCATTAAAAACATCATAAAAATCATAACTGTAATTAAACTTGAACCTTTCCTTTTCAACCTCTAACCCCCTTACTTATTCAAACTTTAATGGTACTACTCGAGTTCCTTTAAATAATAAATCTGTTGAATCAGGTTTATACACCTTTAGCTGTACTTCAAATAAATCTAATGAATCTGTAGCCTGTGGGGGAATAATATTCCCATTATTATCGTCACCACTTTCATCACCTTCAGAAATACTAAATTTGCAAACTGCTTCTCCTTCTAACACCTGAATATCAACCTTACCAACTGCCTCAATCTTATCTTCAGTTATCTGAATATGTCCACCGGCATCCTTATTACTAATACATCCATATATCGCTAAATCACTACTATTATTAATCTTGACTTTACTCAGCCCATGACTTTGATTATTATTATGAAATTCAATTAAAAGATTTCCAATCGTCAAAGTTCCTTCTAAATATTTAGATTCTCGATTATTGGATATTAACACTTTTCGATTTCCATCAATCGTAATAATTAACTCATCTTTATCTTGTTTATCAATCTTACTTTCTTGCTTGTTCTTTATTTGACCCATAATATTTTTATTTTCTACTAAGATAAACAATTCTTTCTCTGGCGTAGAGGCATTCGTCTCTATTAAAAGACGATTACCTTGTTCTATACCTAAATCATTAAAATCAATATCAATATAAAACTCTTGTAACGCTACTTCCTTAATACAATACTGACTTCCTTCACAAGAGTCTGATTCTAAAATTTCAACATCACTTTTGCCAAATAACTGATTCACGCCAACTACTAATTTATCAACACTTGCTAACTCTTCTAAAATACTTTGTCCCAGTAACGTTGCCTGTTGCTTCACTTCAGACTTCTTATTCATCTTAATACTCGAATTAACAAATCCCGAAACTGGTATAGCTAACAACGAAAAAATAGCTAAACTAATGACAACTTCAATCAAAGTCAATCCTTTATTTTTCCCTTTATATGTACAGATAGACTGTAGGATTTTTCCTACAGTCTTTCGCCTTTTTAGTTGTGATTCTTGATTTTGCATCTCCATCCCTACTTGTTATTTATATTTACTGCCCCATCTTTTAAAATCGTCACACGTGGGGTTACCGTATCATCATTCTTAATTTCAACATCTACTGTTTTATCTGTTTGATTTAAAATTTTAACTGCTACTCCTGAATTATCTGATAACGTCACACGCTCTTCACTTAAAATTTGAAGATTAATCGTATTACCCGGTGTAAACTCAACACCTTTAGATAACTCAATCGGATAAGATTGATCACCTAAAAAATACTTATAATAATAAGTCTCACCTTCTTGTGAAAACTGAATCTCAACACTTTCAACCTCTGAAGAATCCGAGAATAAATAAGACTGACGCGTTTCATCATTCGCTTGACCTACCGTAACACTCGGCATATCCGATGCACTTGAACGAACAACCATCATTAGATCATTTACCCTTATCCCTAAAGAGGCCAACTCTTCAATACTTGTATGATAAGCACCATTTGCTACACCCGTTGAAAACGGCATCTCTTTACCATACGTATTATTTAACGTCCAATCCAAATATGCTTGGTCCTGATTTTGCAACTTCGGTACCCCGTAAAATTCTAAATTAAAGCTTCCCGCTACCTCCGTCTCACTTTGTGGATTCAACGATAAATTCGTAATCACTAAATTGTATTTCCAATTCTGAATCGTATCAATAAACGTTTTAACTACCTCATAACTTCCATTAAACGTCATCGAAACCGTTAAAACCTCGGCACTAGCAGACGACGTTCCTACGTTAGATTCGTTAGATGCATCTTGATTTGCCTCGGTTGAAGAATCTTGTTGACTACCTGATTGCAATCCTTTAATCTCGTCCACCAATGGTTCTAATGAACTCTGTGGCTTCACATACTCGCCCGCCGTCAGTCCTTGTACTGTTTGCGCACTAATCGTTGAAAACGAAAATGTTGCCTTAATTCCTGTCTTTTCAATTATTTCGTCTAACTCTAAAATAATTTTTTCCTGAATGAGCGTCGGATAATAAGCTGATGTCCGCTCGCTAATACTAGCTGTTAGTCCCTTAATTTTTTCCTGTCGTTGTGGCAATGTTGCGATATTTGACATGACTTGATCATAGCGTGCTTGAACTTCCATTAATTGTCCCTCAAGCGTTGCAACTTTCTCTTTTTGAGGTGTTAACACAAATTGATAATAAAGAACAACAACTAAGACACACCCGACCACCATTAATAAATACTTTTCTCTTTGACTAATCTTCATCT is a window of Turicibacter sanguinis DNA encoding:
- a CDS encoding type IV pilus modification PilV family protein, yielding MQNQESQLKRRKTVGKILQSICTYKGKNKGLTLIEVVISLAIFSLLAIPVSGFVNSSIKMNKKSEVKQQATLLGQSILEELASVDKLVVGVNQLFGKSDVEILESDSCEGSQYCIKEVALQEFYIDIDFNDLGIEQGNRLLIETNASTPEKELFILVENKNIMGQIKNKQESKIDKQDKDELIITIDGNRKVLISNNRESKYLEGTLTIGNLLIEFHNNNQSHGLSKVKINNSSDLAIYGCISNKDAGGHIQITEDKIEAVGKVDIQVLEGEAVCKFSISEGDESGDDNNGNIIPPQATDSLDLFEVQLKVYKPDSTDLLFKGTRVVPLKFE
- the gspM gene encoding type II secretion system protein GspM, with protein sequence MKISQREKYLLMVVGCVLVVVLYYQFVLTPQKEKVATLEGQLMEVQARYDQVMSNIATLPQRQEKIKGLTASISERTSAYYPTLIQEKIILELDEIIEKTGIKATFSFSTISAQTVQGLTAGEYVKPQSSLEPLVDEIKGLQSGSQQDSSTEANQDASNESNVGTSSASAEVLTVSMTFNGSYEVVKTFIDTIQNWKYNLVITNLSLNPQSETEVAGSFNLEFYGVPKLQNQDQAYLDWTLNNTYGKEMPFSTGVANGAYHTSIEELASLGIRVNDLMMVVRSSASDMPSVTVGQANDETRQSYLFSDSSEVESVEIQFSQEGETYYYKYFLGDQSYPIELSKGVEFTPGNTINLQILSEERVTLSDNSGVAVKILNQTDKTVDVEIKNDDTVTPRVTILKDGAVNINNK